From a region of the Candida albicans SC5314 chromosome 1, complete sequence genome:
- a CDS encoding uncharacterized protein (Ortholog of C. dubliniensis CD36 : Cd36_00460, C. parapsilosis CDC317 : CPAR2_800010, Candida tenuis NRRL Y-1498 : CANTEDRAFT_125085 and Debaryomyces hansenii CBS767 : DEHA2D09086g): MDERNKFKLKLSSLSLKNTPSRQASVSSRNQGDDEANELINILPSYQMYRSTITKNLTPSVEDLRTAPPSYEVTPDLSTVQLHDYFASVPTSPTLDPMLSEPLDAESAAVQQDGEQDDETILENAHKLKRLTSTNKEISKSLEVKIRLTEHIGKVGEPYTLVDPLTLELKQGDYIYGFVLITNKTSNVIPFDMFSVQLEGCAIFGKTNNSTLVEQPSHIDRFLNMFDFNASWNDAFLDRLVTEHNDPTHIGTIYDPIDGTYYHLDHRKILEPGITYKKYFTFKIPEKLLDSACEHSLIKHLQIPPTFGVCKNEVISSLRHKWKDQQNGAPEETASKKYKYASLTNDFAFNDTSISYCVSARVIGRASGYQHLFGSLGGVHAINDKNDEYVVATEDYKYLRVIPVTKAIVQLNRSMIHQEARLLYTNMVDKIKEKIALGRDIMIANQQQNSLSPVSSAGSLRPISSSNSFNQLTATHSLPTSPSSFSVRAALQEGAASTHANSPLLTPTSSSAQLAKMQQSYYSKVNQRDIHVSNDSKSEVFHPYKKKNLFGNSKIIGLIAFGTPKKEYFVNYVPLESLSSKSKKVSPSVLDIPFDLTFIFGDEKTGSVSSLPEFKSLSVELIALTVKSKKLPIPVVIHPEMMFDNKTKNGGSSNDNFDILTIKKFQKYAVELSKLLKEVGPEPLDVDRDLVLDIKCLANLTTKYVHMKIKDVVIKANEQSYTSITAVPWQKEVLKSTDSTTGKEQSTVKYSKNLNLSIDLANTVMKPTNSTDFCLVPDFQTCLMARIYYLKVDLKFHTGEKITLRVPIVLQKT, from the coding sequence ATGGATGAACGGAACAAATTCAAGTTAAAGTTGTCATCCCTTTCATTAAAAAATACACCTTCCAGACAAGCAAGTGTATCATCGCGTAACCAAGGGGATGATGAGGccaatgaattgattaatattttACCTTCATATCAAATGTATCGATCCACTATAACGAAGAACTTGACTCCCAGTGTTGAAGATTTGCGAACAGCTCCACCTAGTTATGAAGTCACTCCTGATTTGTCGACCGTTCAACTACACGATTACTTTGCATCGGTGCCGACATCTCCTACATTGGATCCAATGCTATCTGAGCCTTTGGATGCTGAGTCTGCAGCAGTTCAACAAGATGGTGAGCAAGATGATGAAACTATTTTGGAAAACGCACATAAATTAAAGCGATTGACATCCACAAACAAAGAGATCTCCAAACTGTTGGAAGTGAAAATACGTCTCACCGAACATATTGGGAAAGTGGGAGAGCCGTATACTTTGGTTGATCCCTTGACTTTGGAATTAAAACAAGGAGATTATATTTACGGGTTTGTTTTGATAACTAATAAGACATCTAATGTTATCCCTTTTGATATGTTTTCAGTTCAGTTAGAAGGCTGTGCTATATTTGGTAAAACCAATAATAGTACATTGGTTGAACAACCCTCCCATATTGATAGGTTTCTCAACATGTTTGATTTCAACGCCCTGTGGAACGACGCATTTTTGGACCGTCTAGTGACAGAACATAATGACCCAACCCATATCGGGACTATTTATGATCCAATTGATGGCACATATTATCATCTAGACCATAGGAAGATTTTAGAACCAGGAATTACCTATAAAAAGTATTTTACGTTTAAAATACCGgagaaattattagataGTGCATGTGAACACCTGTTAATTAAACATTTGCAAATACCTCCCACATTTGGAGTATGCAAAAATGAGGTCATTAGTTCATTAAGACATAAATGGAAAGATCAACAAAATGGGGCTCCTGAAGAAACGGCATCAaagaaatacaaatatGCTTCTTTAACAAACGATTTTGCATTTAACGACACCTCAATAAGTTATTGTGTGAGTGCTCGAGTTATTGGACGTGCTTCAGGGTATCAGCACTTGTTTGGTTCACTTGGGGGTGTTCATGCAATTAATGacaaaaatgatgaatatgTTGTTGCTACTGAagattataaatatttacGAGTTATCCCTGTTACAAAGGCAATCGTCCAGCTAAACCGATCGATGATCCATCAAGAAGCACGTTTGTTGTATACTAATATGgttgataaaattaaagaGAAAATCGCTTTAGGAAGAGATATTATGATTGCgaaccaacaacaaaatctGCTTCTGCCTGTATCAAGCGCTGGTTCGTTACGCCCCATTTCAAGttccaattcatttaaCCAGCTTACTGCTACCCATTCGTTACCCACATCGCCTAGTTCATTTTCAGTACGAGCTGCGCTTCAAGAGGGTGCTGCCTCTACACATGCAAACTCTCCGCTTTTGACACCAACCTCAAGTTCAGCACAGCTAGCCAAAATGCAGCAATCGTACTACTCTAAAGTTAATCAGAGAGATATTCATGTTTCCAATGACCTGAAATCAGAAGTTTTCCATCCAtataagaagaagaatctATTTGGGAACTCAAAAATAATTGGTTTAATCGCCTTTGGTACACCCAAGAAGGAGTACTTTGTGAATTACGTTCCCTTGGAACTGCTTCTGTCGAAATCAAAGAAAGTGTCACCTTCAGTCTTGGATATTCCCTTTGACTTGacatttatttttggtgACGAGAAAACTGGATCTGTGTCGTCGCTACCTGAGTTTAAGTCATTATCTGTTGAATTGATTGCGTTGACCGtgaaatcaaagaaattgcCAATCCCTGTTGTTATACATCCAGAAATGATGTTCGAtaacaaaactaaaaatggGGGGAGCAGCAACGACAATTTTGATATATTGACGATTAAAAAGTTTCAGAAATATGCTGTTGAATTACTGAAGTTGTTAAAGGAAGTGGGTCCGGAACCATTGGATGTTGATAGAGACTTGGTTTTAGATATCAAGTGTTTAGCGAACTTGACAACAAAATATGTACATATGAAAATCAAGGACGTGGTGATTAAGGCAAATGAACAATCGTACACTTCGATCACAGCTGTTCCTTGGCAGAAGGAGGTTTTAAAATCTACAGACAGCACTACTGGTAAAGAACAAAGTACAGTAAAGTACAGTAAAAACTTGAATTTATCGATAGATTTAGCTAATACGGTAATGAAGCCAACCAATCTGACAGATTTCTGTTTAGTCCCCGATTTTCAAACCTGTTTGATGGCTAGAATATATTACTTGAAGGTTGATTTGAAGTTTCATACTGGTGAAAAGATAACTTTACGTGTACCTATTGTCTTACAGAAAACCTAA
- a CDS encoding uncharacterized protein (Protein with a Bul1 domain; binds the ubiquitin ligase Rsp5 and is involved in intracellular trafficking of a general amino acid permease Gap1; repressed in an azole-resistant strain overexpressing MDR1; Spider biofilm induced) — protein sequence MSPDNEPQPPNEDELLNNILPSYHMFQSTVSKNLTPTNENYSIDPPTYEMTPITSETPSLLTFSRMQSPVDERLETDNYFPQSDNDSVTYNQESEDMWKNSILANADKLPNLTHKKNSMSECLQIDIQVTEKVCQSGIKPIFMDPSNREFKQGDYLHGYVTIRNTSDQPIPFDMVYVVFEGTFTTLDTSSGTISTEMPALRFKFLTMLDLFASWSYANIDRLITDNGDPHDWCNGETDPYDNTLLSIDVKRLFQPNVTYKRFFTFKIPDKLLDSTCDQYNLPTHIEIPPTLGIDRNSFPPSFLLANQHLIVKDLSFSDSCLAYRIDARVIGKASDYKYKVDKDQYVVSKEASCPIRVVPTPNLEMEYNFQQLKQEAELYYRAFVDSVMVKIEYGNELLNNKPGYSNTSRPNLSPMMSNDSVKLRQLYDVADDTFKTNLRSGKSMRDEDYYQCLIPFKKKSITGSSKYLGIISLSTIKEHYKIRYTPPTRFGKAPPPNDTELLIPLELNYFTESSTPLKNLPEIKAIDVEVVALSIRSKKHPIPIEFTTDMLFAEKEIDIKKSQPANFNSLVVARFSNYLNEFHKLIKGVGNEALRLETKLYQDVKCLASLKTKYINLPISNLVFETTSQNGIGTTTEVKSLQWQEEQSEKGKLFTKKFAVRMNLNNCSSKSNDNSSKGLDRITLVPSFQTCFASRLYYIKMTVRLNHGDSLLVNVPLNIHRY from the coding sequence ATGTCGCCAGATAATGAACCACAACCTCCAAATGAAGATGAGTTGCTCAACAATATTTTGCCCTCATACCATATGTTTCAATCTACAGTATCAAAGAATTTAACCCcaacaaatgaaaactATTCTATCGACCCACCAACATACGAGATGACCCCCATCACTTCAGAGACCCCTTCGTTGTTGACTTTTAGTAGAATGCAAAGTCCCGTCGATGAACGACTAGAAACTGATAATTACTTTCCCCAGAGTGATAATGACTCGGTCACCTATAACCAAGAAAGTGAGGATATGTGGAAGAATAGTATTTTAGCTAATGCTGACAAATTACCAAATCTAACTCATAAGAAAAACTCAATGAGTGAGTGTTTACAGATTGACATTCAAGTAACAGAAAAAGTTTGTCAAAGTGGAATAAAACCTATATTTATGGATCCATCAAATCGAGAGTTTAAACAGGGTGATTATCTTCATGGTTATGTTACCATTCGCAACACGTCGGATCAGCCCATCCCCTTTGATATGGTGTATGTTGTTTTTGAAGGAACATTTACTACTCTAGATACACTGTCTGGAACAATTTCCACTGAAATGCCAGCGTTAAGATTTAAGTTTTTGACGATGTTGGACCTTTTTGCTTCATGGTCGTATGCTAACATTGATCGACTTATTACTGATAATGGAGACCCCCACGATTGGTGCAATGGAGAAACTGATCCATACGACAATACATTATTGTCTATCGATGTGAAAAGGTTGTTTCAGCCTAATGTAACGTACAAGCGATTTTTCACATTTAAAATTCCagataaattattagatagCACGTGCGATCAGTACAATTTGCCAACACATATAGAAATACCCCCAACACTAGGCATTGATAGAAACAGTTTCCCTccttcatttttattagcGAACCAACATTTAATAGTTAAAGACTTGTCGTTTCTGGATAGTTGTTTGGCTTATCGTATTGATGCCAGAGTAATTGGGAAAGCATCAGATTATAAATACAAAGTTGATAAGGATCAGTATGTGGTGTCCAAAGAAGCATCGTGTCCTATAAGAGTTGTACCTACGCCTAACTTGGAAATGGAAtataattttcaacaactcAAACAAGAAGCGGAGCTTTATTACCGAGCTTTTGTGGACTCTGTAATGGTCAAGATAGAATATGGAAATGAGTTGTTGAACAACAAGCCTGGGTATAGTAATACCTCGAGACCTAACTTGAGTCCTATGATGAGCAACGATAGTGTTAAATTACGACAGTTGTACGATGTTGCTGACGATACGTTTAAAACTAATTTAAGAAGTGGGAAGAGTATGCGTGATGAGgattattatcaatgtCTTATTCCGTTtaagaagaaatcaattacaGGATCAAGTAAATATCTTGGGATCATTTCCTTGTCAACGATTAAGGAACACTATAAGATACGTTATACCCCACCGACAAGATTTGGGAAAGCTCCTCCTCCAAATGATACTGAACTTCTAATACCACTCGAGTTAAATTATTTCACTGAATCTTCCACTCcgttgaaaaatttaccaGAAATTAAAGCGATAGATGTTGAAGTAGTTGCATTGTCAATAAGATCAAAGAAACACCCAATCCCAATAGAGTTTACCACTGATATGTTGTTTGCAGAGAAGGAAATTGATATCAAGAAATCACAGCCGGCCAATTTCAATCtgcttgttgttgctcGATTTTCAAATTACTTGAATGAATTTCACAAACTAATAAAAGGAGTGGGTAATGAGGCATTGAGATTAGAGACTAAATTATACCAAGACGTTAAATGCTTGGCATCGTTGAAGACAAAGTATATTAATTTgccaatttcaaatttggtGTTTGAGACAACTTCGCAAAATGGTATTGGAACCACAACAGAGGTCAAAAGTTTGCAATGGCAAGAAGAACAATCAGAAAAAGGCAAATTGTTTACCAAAAAGTTTGCAGTTAGAATGAACCTAAATAATTGCAGTCTGAAAAGTAATGATAACTCGTCTAAAGGGTTAGATAGAATTACATTGGTGCCTAGTTTTCAAACATGTTTTGCCAGTAGATTGTATTATATTAAAATGACTGTGAGATTGAATCATGGAGACAGTTTACTTGTGAATGTTCCTTTGAATATTCATAGATATTAG
- the CIS2 gene encoding gamma-glutamyltransferase (Putative role in regulation of biogenesis of the cell wall; upregulated in biofilm; Gcn4p-regulated): MKSEIPPIKNTNYNCKIPRSTFFVVCVFSLLIYSLSTIYRSSGLVLPPLSFIDQIPENLSRSDPYLTLHVDISDDPLSDKIGQPELNPSPKHLHVGSKAMVASDVPLCSTMGKEILLRGGNAADAAVTVALCIGSVNSHSSGIGGGGFIVSRNNGDAISIDAREMAPGSAYKEMYGNSLVLSKIGGLSIAIPGELKGLYELFKLHGSGNLSWKQLFEPVIKLNRNGFKCSKIFETVLAKEYDLVLSRVPVLKDSWDFIFKPNGELLQEGDVITRPNYANTLELIANNGSSSIFYDPNGPIVQSLVSTIQKWGGIATVQDFSNYEVNLEKPLISTINNYTFYTSNGISSGLGLLAGLNFFDRVFNESDDDTLFTHKLVESFKWLSSIRTRFGDIDNRQDLIDKYTNSTWIDDVLDEKKYSDEKTFHWKHYDPKYDIAEPQGTSHFSVVDENDNSVAMTTTVNLLFGSMIYDSKTGIILNDEMDDFALPNVSNAFNLTPSIFNFIHPGKRPLSSTAPTIIINDATNSTDFVIGAAGGSRITSAILQAIVRTYYRKYDLLSTIAFPRLHHQLIPESVMSENLTVWDQEHTGIASSMKKLGHTFLETGSLTAMNGIKRVKGGKLHGVSDWWRKRGESDGY, from the coding sequence ATGAAGTCAGAAATACCCCCAATAAAGAATACAAACTACAATTGCAAAATACCTAGAAGCACTTTCTTTGTCGTTTGTGTGTTCTCATTGCTTATCTATTCCTTATCAACAATCTACCGGTCAAGCGGTTTGGTGTTGCCCCCATTATCGTTTATAGATCAGATCCCAGAAAACTTATCCAGATCAGATCCATATTTGACTTTACATGTTGACATCAGTGATGACCCATTATCAGATAAAATAGGACAACCAGAATTAAATCCATCACCTAAACATTTACACGTAGGTAGCAAGGCAATGGTCGCAAGTGATGTCCCCTTGTGCTCTACCATGGGCAAAGAAATATTGCTTCGAGGTGGGAATGCTGCTGATGCCGCTGTTACTGTTGCTTTATGTATTGGGTCGGTAAATTCACATAGCTCTGGGATAGGTGGTGGAGGATTTATAGTAAGCAGAAATAATGGTGATGCAATTAGTATTGATGCTCGTGAAATGGCCCCAGGATCGGCATATAAAGAAATGTACGGAAACCTGCTCGTGTTGTCTAAAATTGGAGGGTTGAGTATTGCAATTCCGGGAGAGTTAAAAGGTTTATATGAGTTATTTAAGTTGCATGGATCCGGGAACTTGAGTTGGAAGCAGTTATTTGAACCagtaataaaattaaacagAAACGGATTCAAATGTctgaaaatatttgaaactGTTTTGGCCAAAGAGTACGATTTGGTGTTACTGAGAGTACCCGTATTGAAGGATTCATGGGACTTTATATTCAAACCTAATGGAGAATTGCTTCAGGAAGGAGATGTGATAACAAGACCAAATTATGCAAACACATTAGAATTAATTGCCAATAATGGCAGTAGCAGTATTTTCTATGATCCCAACGGTCCAATAGTTCAGTCTTTAGTTTCCACTATACAAAAATGGGGAGGAATTGCCACTGTACAGGATTTTTCTAATTATGAGGTAAACTTGGAAAAGCCACTAATTTCTACCATCAATAATTATACTTTCTATACCAGCAATGGCATATCATCGGGATTAGGATTGTTAGCAGGcttgaatttttttgatcGAGTTTTCAACGAATCGGATGATGATACCCTTTTCACCCATAAGTTAGTCGAGAGCTTCAAGTGGCTCAGTTCCATTCGTACCAGGTTTGGAGACATTGACAACAGACAAGATTTAATAGACAAGTACACCAACTCCACTTGGATAGATGACGTTTTAGACGAAAAAAAGTACTCTGACGAAAAAACTTTCCATTGGAAACATTATGATCCTAAATATGACATTGCAGAACCACAAGGAACATCACATTTTTCGGTTGTAGATGAAAATGACAATTCAGTGGCAATGACTACTACTGTGAACTTGTTATTCGGATCAATGATTTATGACAGTAAAACTGGGATCATCTTGAATGATGAAATGGATGACTTTGCTTTACCAAATGTTAGCAATGCCTTTAATTTAACTCCttctattttcaattttattcaCCCAGGGAAACGACCATTGAGTTCTACTGCACCAACAATAATCATAAACGACGCCACTAACTCAACAGATTTTGTTATTGGAGCCGCAGGAGGCAGTAGAATTACCAGTGCCATATTACAAGCGATTGTCAGGACATATTACCGCAAATACGATTTATTATCGACAATAGCATTTCCTCGTTTGCACCATCAATTGATCCCTGAAAGCGTCATGAGTGAAAATCTCACCGTATGGGACCAAGAACACACTGGAATAGCCAGttcaatgaaaaagttgGGCCACACATTTTTGGAAACGGGATCCTTAACAGCAATGAATGGGATCAAAAGGGTTAAAGGTGGTAAATTACATGGTGTATCCGATTGGTGGAGAAAAAGGGGGGAACTGGATGGTTATTAA
- the CNS1 gene encoding HSP70/90 family co-chaperone (Putative co-chaperone; Hap43p-induced gene; mutation confers hypersensitivity to radicicol), producing the protein MSKIEPVTEKEEEYVSEWDRRRYVPKAGEPELPPQLSEFSNKTTDEVIEELNRLPFFMTKLDETDGDGGENVNLEALKSLAYEGDPDEIASNFKNQGNNCYKFKKYKDAIIFYTKGLEVNCDVDAINSALYLNRAACNLELKNYRRCIEDCKKVLMLDEKNIKACFRSGKAFFAIEKYDEAIKVLEYGLNIEPENKDLQKLLQQVQKRQETLAQIKAKKAQEEEQERLKNIVLENSIKLRHIEIVKSSSPPEVLKTAKIRLEDPKDYQSQLIFPAMILYPTTDEFDFIAEISELTTPLELLEMVLNRPREWFDDPKHKDFNVKKLECFMETESGGLIKVGKKIEVNNALMNEKPKAPLFDNALRLYVVPKLDVAKWTSEWNKETALAARK; encoded by the coding sequence ATGTCCAAAATAGAGCCAGTCactgaaaaagaagaagaatacGTTTCCGAATGGGATAGAAGAAGATATGTTCCCAAAGCAGGTGAACCTGAATTACCTCCCCAATTATCAGAATTCTCTAACAAGACCACAGACGAGGTTATTGAGGAATTGAATAGATTGCCATTTTTTATGACAAAGTTAGATGAAACTGATGGAGATGGCGGAGAAAATGTAAACTTGGAAGCACTTAAAAGTTTGGCATATGAAGGTGATCCTGACGAAATTGCctcaaatttcaaaaatcaGGGGAATAATTGTtacaaatttaaaaaatacaaagatgcaattatattttatacGAAAGGTCTTGAAGTAAACTGTGACGTGGACGCAATCAATTCAGCATTATACTTGAATCGTGCTGCTTGTAACTTggagttgaaaaattaccGTCGGTGCATTGAAGATTGTAAGAAAGTATTAATGCTTGATGAGAAGAATATTAAGGCTTGTTTCCGTTCAGGAAAGGCATTCTTtgcaattgaaaaatacgATGAAGCAATCAAAGTGCTTGAATACGGTCTAAATATAGAACCAGAAAACAAAGATTTACAGAAATTATTACAGCAAGTTCAAAAGAGGCAAGAAACTTTAGCTCAAATAAAAGCTAAAAAGGCACAAGAAGAGGAACAAGAGCGGTTGAAAAATATCGTGTTGGAGAATTCTATAAAATTAAGACACATTGAAATAGTGAAGTCCTCATCTCCTCCAGAAGTCTTGAAGACTGCCAAGATACGATTGGAAGACCCCAAAGATTATCAGTCACAATTAATATTCCCTGCTATGATACTATACCCCACCACCGATGAATTTGACTTTATTGCAGAAATAAGCGAATTAACTACTCCTTTGGAATTGCTAGAGATGGTATTAAATAGACCTAGGGAATGGTTTGATGATCCAAAACACAAGGATTTCAATgtcaaaaaattggaatgCTTTATGGAAACTGAATCTGGTGGGTTGATTAAAGTGGGCAAGAAAATTGAAGTTAACAATGCTTTGATGAATGAAAAACCTAAGGCACCATTGTTTGATAACGCTTTAAGACTTTATGTCGTTCCAAAATTAGACGTCGCCAAATGGACATCTGAATGGAATAAAGAAACCGCCTTGGCAGCTCGTAAATAG
- a CDS encoding uncharacterized protein (Ortholog(s) have protein kinase activator activity, role in protein phosphorylation, regulation of cytokinesis and chromosome passenger complex, kinetochore microtubule, spindle midzone localization), whose protein sequence is MSQLWAAAAARKRKNDYTSGSSRWVSNELNNQFMISFHSIHQFIEENQIYHESLGTLMDGIYSGTFDPDIIRKEQVPDLTEAKSPIKETPLRPISGHLQSSQAPSSSSAVNTSKATFENTQSHFSNLHIEYQPQPTLKPSSKDSDVVVFDKASSYNNSPNSESKDGQNRQSDGLDDSFQAISKAIRKSIAGRVGDTIFKQDLSGSDLLPNRSSSKSQYSKSDTTMQSLKSDEKSLAPKTPKSRSSMFIALPTREPIVIKSVSRRKSGVSKRRTMENTKSLNSDQNSVTSNTNIKSELNNTPVSTKGEKQKFEQMSPVKLPVDKRVFREKVPMLSTGEKDDNGEKKVDKLVERTMRKEEEHVEHVFTLPEVEHEKPIVSVTRKVENEESVVQSTDPKDVTNDTVSPSGIWSAIGKYRSLSPVRKPLFNSKTDDSPRSISASTSRSRSRSRSRSPLRKEVLVHRKNSRSPRHELFRGNSPTSPSKLTANGGESDLINRLTAPTSSSAAKSKSQNRKTDGRKPERNKFLTTTLIPTTGGNNKAKEVSPIKLKSEPYRFPKLETSSIPTLKMSMMEKRSETTLSKTRQKYIIKPTNTFKRKSELGKEKHEHSIIPQHTHLSEDQKLETNPQTTLGSTTQDRKSEQRIKRIKTANGVALPEAARGLLNKDNANKKSIASVAITPARDEIRVGNNVLPVTPTRISPRNLPEIDSDEEGDFSKKKILQPWADSPILRRSIAASRSIDPATVITNNPKIDLHETFQSVVSAKRGQESPAATPNMRQQEKDMKRYFQQSGYIQ, encoded by the coding sequence atgTCCCAACTATGGGCAGCAGCTGCAGCAAGGAAAAGGAAGAATGATTATACCTCAGGGTCATCCAGATGGGTGTCTAACGAACTTAATAATCAGTTTATGATTTCATTTCACCTGATACATCAATTCATTGAGGAAAACCAGATATACCATGAAAGTTTGGGAACATTAATGGACGGAATTTATCTGGGCACGTTTGATCCCGATataataagaaaagaaCAAGTACCAGATCTTACTGAAGCAAAGAGTCCTATAAAAGAAACTCCGCTACGGCCTATTTCAGGTCACCTTCAATCATCTCAAGCACCATCATCACTGCTGGCAGTCAATACATCCAAAGCTACATTTGAAAACACTCAATCGcacttttcaaatttgCACATCGAATatcaaccacaaccaaCCCTCAAACCGTCACTGAAAGATTCTGATGTTGTCGTTTTTGACAAAGCTTCATCATATAATAACTCTCCAAATTCCGAGAGTAAAGATGGCCAAAACAGACAAAGTGATGGTCTAGATGACTCGTTTCAAGCTATCAGCAAGGCTATTAGAAAAAGCATTGCAGGGAGAGTAGGTGACACTATATTTAAGCAAGACTTGAGCGGGCTGGATTTGTTACCAAACAGGTCAAGTTCGAAGAGTCAATATTCTAAGCTGGATACTACTATGCAATCTTTAAAATCTGATGAAAAATCATTAGCTCCAAAAACACCCAAAAGTAGAAGTTCAATGTTTATTGCATTGCCCACAAGAGAACCAATAGTTATAAAGTCTGTGTCGAGAAGGAAACTGGGCGTTTCGAAAAGACGGACAATGGAAAACACTAAAAGTTTAAATTCTGACCAGAATTCAGTGACACTGAATACGAATATTAAGTCAGAACTAAATAACACCCCAGTATCCACCAAGGGAGAGAAACAAAAGTTTGAACAGATGTCGCCGGTGAAACTACCTGTAGATAAGAGAGTATTCCGAGAAAAAGTCCCTATGTTAAGCACAGGCGAAAAAGATGATAATGGAGAAAAGAAGGTTGATAAGCTAGTGGAGAGGACAATGAGAAAAGAGGAGGAACACGTGGAACATGTTTTTACACTACCAGAAGTTGAACATGAGAAGCCTATTGTGTCAGTCACTAGGAAAGTTGAAAATGAGGAATCAGTCGTACAATCTACAGACCCAAAAGATGTGACCAATGACACTGTGCTGCCTAGTGGTATTTGGAGTGCCATTGGTAAATATAGGTCATTATCACCAGTAAGAAAACCGTTATTCAATAGTAAAACAGATGACAGTCCCAGGTCAATACTGGCATCTACGTCGAGGTCGAGGTCACGATCTCGATCAAGATCCCCCTTGAGAAAAGAAGTTTTGGTACATCGAAAGAACTCCAGATCACCTAGGCATGAACTATTTCGTGGAAATAGCCCTACTTCTCCTTCAAAATTAACAGCAAATGGAGGTGAAAGTGACCTTATTAACAGATTGACAGCCCCAACAAGTTCCAGCGCTGCTAAATCAAAATCGCAAAATCGTAAAACAGACGGCAGAAAGCCTGAAAGAAACAAGTTCTTGACCACAACTTTAATTCCTACAACTGGTGGAAACAATAAAGCGAAAGAGGTATCTCCTATAAAGTTGAAATCCGAGCCGTACAGATTTCCAAAACTTGAAACGAGTAGCATACCTACCTTAAAAATGTCAATGATGGAGAAAAGGAGTGAGACCACTCTTTCAAAGACTAGGCAAAAATACATAATCAAGCCAACAAACACTTTTAAGCGGAAATCTGAGCTCGGGAAGGAAAAACATGAGCATAGTATAATACCGCAACACACACATTTAAGTGAAGATCAGAAACTTGAAACCAACCCACAAACGACGTTGGGTTCAACTACACAAGATAGAAAGAGTGAGCAAAGGATCAAAAGGATCAAAACTGCCAATGGTGTCGCGTTACCGGAAGCTGCTCGTGGATTGCTAAATAAGGATAATGCTAACAAAAAGAGTATTGCATCTGTTGCAATTACCCCAGCAAGAGATGAGATTCGAGTGGGGAACAATGTGCTTCCAGTTACTCCTACGAGGATATCACCAAGGAATCTACCGGAAATTGATTCAGACGAAGAAGGCGActtttctaaaaaaaagattttgcAACCTTGGGCAGATAGTCCGATTCTTCGTAGAAGCATAGCTGCCAGTAGAAGTATAGATCCAGCCACTGTGATCACCAATAAtccaaaaattgatttacaTGAGACATTCCAAAGTGTGGTTTCTGCCAAAAGAGGCCAGGAATCGCCTGCTGCAACTCCAAACATGCgacaacaagaaaaagatatgAAGAGATACTTTCAACAACTGGGATACATTCAATAG